A single window of Pseudomonas lijiangensis DNA harbors:
- a CDS encoding DUF4350 domain-containing protein, whose amino-acid sequence MSRRKQILIGLLVLVALVLGGVYSFKHLEPYEEVIDQGPSPEVAANPYLAAEHFLRQRAPGVNTTRNLIELPDVSQQSQTLLLLDSRENMTPAQVERLLDWARSGGHLLFVAEQIWDEKKNRSGDLLLDRIEIRQYFTRDIKLQDREEERLESDALPKPPIPLIAPRTTKPTMRWPELTRLYLENEKEPAYMSFNPAFHLEDPQDHAQSWANSADATHMMQMVYGKGLITVVTDSDLWKNRAITRYDNAWLLWYLTQDSAVTMVLETGHDNLASLLLRNFPLALVTLALLLGLTLWHAGLREGPLQAPAARGRRQLAEHLRASADFVRRRSGHQALIKSLQTDILRRARQRHPGFERLGVTDQWQVLARLTRQPTSAISDALRPRPSQRMSSAEFTRQVAHLQSLRNAL is encoded by the coding sequence ATGAGCCGGCGCAAGCAGATACTGATCGGCCTGCTAGTGCTCGTGGCGCTGGTGCTGGGCGGTGTTTATTCCTTTAAGCATCTTGAGCCCTATGAGGAAGTCATCGATCAGGGGCCTTCGCCGGAAGTCGCGGCCAATCCGTATCTGGCGGCCGAACACTTCCTGCGCCAGCGCGCCCCCGGGGTCAACACCACCCGCAACCTGATTGAGCTACCCGATGTCAGCCAGCAGTCACAAACGCTCTTGCTGCTCGACAGTCGCGAAAACATGACGCCTGCCCAGGTCGAACGGCTGCTGGACTGGGCCAGATCCGGCGGTCACCTGTTGTTCGTCGCCGAGCAGATATGGGATGAGAAAAAGAACCGCAGCGGCGACCTGCTGCTGGACCGGATCGAGATCCGCCAATACTTCACCCGGGACATCAAGCTGCAGGATCGCGAAGAGGAACGACTGGAAAGCGATGCGCTCCCCAAACCGCCGATTCCACTGATCGCCCCCCGAACCACCAAACCGACCATGCGCTGGCCGGAACTGACGCGCCTGTATCTGGAAAACGAAAAAGAACCGGCCTACATGAGCTTCAACCCGGCCTTCCACCTGGAAGACCCGCAGGATCATGCCCAGTCATGGGCCAACAGCGCCGACGCCACGCACATGATGCAAATGGTCTACGGCAAGGGGTTGATCACCGTGGTCACGGATTCCGACCTGTGGAAAAACCGCGCCATCACCCGCTACGACAACGCCTGGCTGCTTTGGTACCTCACTCAGGACAGCGCGGTGACCATGGTCCTGGAAACCGGCCATGACAATCTGGCGAGCCTGTTGCTGCGCAACTTCCCGCTGGCGCTGGTGACACTTGCGCTGCTGCTCGGCCTGACGCTCTGGCATGCAGGCCTGCGCGAAGGCCCGTTGCAAGCACCCGCTGCACGAGGTCGGCGTCAACTGGCCGAACACCTGCGCGCCAGTGCCGATTTTGTACGCCGACGCAGCGGCCATCAGGCCCTGATCAAAAGCCTGCAAACAGACATCCTGCGCCGCGCCCGCCAACGTCATCCCGGCTTCGAAAGACTGGGCGTGACCGACCAATGGCAAGTCCTGGCGCGCCTGACCCGCCAACCCACCAGCGCCATCAGCGACGCCCTGCGACCAAGGCCCAGCCAACGGATGTCCAGTGCCGAATTCACACGGCAGGTTGCTCATCTGCAGAGTCTCAGGAATGCCTTGTGA
- a CDS encoding AAA family ATPase produces the protein MSDQPTEQPHNLDSLPPTEASVSAEPAPSNQAQQRQRASHLAQALRNELQKAVIGQNAVIDDVLTALIGGGHVLLEGVPGLGKTLLVRALARCFGGEFARIQFTPDLMPSDVTGHAVYDMQTEQFKLRKGPLFTNLLLADEINRAPAKTQAALLEAMQERQVTLEGRALPIAQPFMVLATQNPIEQEGTYPLPEAELDRFMLKLRMDYPDTQEELAMVRQVTRSPRADILEVQPLRVILQAREVQALQRIASELPMDEQVLDYAVRLARSTRTWPGLSLGAGPRASIALVRGGRARALLRGGEFVIPDDIKGCALAVLRHRVRLSAELDIEGLSVDQVLKQLLDQVPAPRL, from the coding sequence ATGAGCGATCAACCGACCGAACAGCCCCACAACCTCGACAGCCTCCCGCCCACCGAAGCCTCGGTCAGCGCCGAACCTGCGCCCAGCAATCAGGCGCAGCAACGCCAGCGTGCCAGCCATCTGGCGCAGGCGCTGCGCAACGAGCTGCAAAAGGCCGTGATCGGCCAGAATGCGGTGATCGACGATGTGTTGACCGCGTTGATCGGTGGCGGGCATGTGTTGCTTGAAGGTGTTCCGGGGCTGGGCAAGACCTTGCTGGTCCGCGCTCTGGCCCGTTGCTTCGGTGGCGAGTTCGCGCGTATTCAGTTCACCCCCGACCTGATGCCCAGCGATGTCACCGGCCATGCGGTGTATGACATGCAGACCGAGCAGTTCAAGCTGCGCAAGGGGCCGCTGTTCACCAACCTGCTGCTGGCCGACGAGATCAACCGCGCTCCGGCCAAGACGCAGGCCGCGCTGCTTGAAGCCATGCAGGAACGGCAAGTCACCCTTGAAGGCCGTGCGCTGCCGATTGCCCAGCCGTTCATGGTGCTGGCCACGCAAAACCCCATCGAGCAGGAAGGCACTTATCCTCTGCCGGAAGCCGAACTGGATCGCTTCATGCTCAAGCTGCGTATGGATTATCCGGACACGCAGGAAGAACTGGCCATGGTGCGGCAAGTGACGCGCTCGCCTCGGGCCGACATCCTCGAAGTGCAACCGCTGCGGGTCATCCTGCAGGCTCGTGAAGTTCAGGCGCTGCAACGTATCGCCAGCGAGTTGCCCATGGACGAACAGGTGCTGGATTACGCCGTGCGTCTGGCGCGCAGCACCCGGACCTGGCCAGGCCTGAGCCTCGGTGCCGGGCCACGCGCCTCCATTGCCCTGGTCCGTGGTGGCCGGGCTCGTGCGCTGTTGCGCGGTGGCGAATTCGTCATACCGGACGATATCAAAGGCTGCGCACTGGCGGTGTTGCGCCATCGGGTAAGGCTTTCGGCCGAGCTGGACATCGAAGGCCTTTCGGTGGATCAGGTGCTCAAACAATTGCTCGATCAGGTTCCGGCACCGCGCCTATGA
- the hmpA gene encoding NO-inducible flavohemoprotein codes for MLTPSQRDIIKATVPLLETGGEALTTHFYTIMLAGHPEVRPLFNQAHQANGTQPRALANGVLMYAKNIDRLENLGPLAGQIVNKHVALQILPEHYPIVGACLLRAIREVLGEEIATDEVIAAWAAAYQQLADILIDAEEGMYESIASAPGGWRGGRPFKVSAKIPESSEITSFYLEPVDGKPVVAHKAGQYIGVRLNVDGTEVRRNYSLSAPASGSGLRISVKREPGGVASNYLHDQVIAGAVLELFPPAGNFTLTEGTKPLVLISGGVGITPTLAMAETALNAGNRQVVFIHYARNAKAQAFQKVLEDWQERFPLFKANVVHSELDPGVEKRPSAVGMPSIEHLQKWLPADRDLDVYFLGPKPFMAFMKRSLQELGVPQDQMHYEFFGPAEALV; via the coding sequence ATGCTCACCCCATCGCAGCGCGACATTATCAAGGCGACCGTTCCTCTCCTGGAAACGGGTGGCGAAGCACTGACCACACACTTCTACACCATCATGCTGGCCGGGCACCCGGAAGTTCGCCCTCTGTTCAATCAAGCCCATCAGGCAAACGGAACGCAGCCCAGGGCGCTGGCGAACGGCGTGCTGATGTATGCCAAAAATATTGATCGTCTGGAGAACCTGGGGCCGCTTGCTGGCCAGATCGTGAACAAACACGTGGCTCTGCAGATCCTTCCTGAACACTACCCGATCGTCGGTGCCTGTCTGTTACGCGCTATCCGGGAAGTGCTGGGTGAAGAAATCGCCACGGATGAGGTGATTGCGGCATGGGCGGCGGCCTATCAGCAACTGGCCGATATCCTGATCGATGCCGAAGAGGGAATGTACGAAAGCATCGCTTCGGCTCCTGGCGGCTGGCGAGGGGGCCGACCGTTCAAGGTGTCCGCAAAGATTCCTGAAAGCAGCGAGATCACGTCGTTCTACCTTGAACCGGTCGACGGCAAGCCTGTTGTGGCGCACAAGGCAGGCCAATACATCGGGGTTCGCCTGAACGTGGACGGCACGGAGGTTCGCAGGAACTACTCGCTCTCGGCACCTGCCAGCGGCTCAGGTCTGCGTATCAGCGTCAAACGCGAACCCGGCGGCGTTGCGTCCAACTATCTACATGATCAGGTGATTGCCGGAGCGGTACTGGAGCTGTTTCCGCCTGCGGGTAATTTCACCCTGACTGAAGGCACCAAACCCCTGGTACTGATCAGCGGCGGCGTCGGGATCACTCCGACCCTCGCCATGGCTGAAACGGCGCTGAACGCCGGTAACCGGCAGGTCGTGTTTATCCACTACGCGCGCAATGCCAAAGCACAGGCGTTCCAGAAGGTGCTGGAGGACTGGCAGGAACGCTTCCCGCTTTTCAAGGCCAATGTGGTCCACAGCGAACTGGACCCCGGAGTGGAAAAACGCCCGAGCGCCGTGGGCATGCCTTCGATCGAACACTTGCAGAAGTGGCTGCCCGCCGACAGGGACCTGGATGTGTATTTCCTGGGGCCAAAACCTTTCATGGCCTTCATGAAACGGTCCCTTCAGGAGCTGGGAGTACCACAAGACCAGATGCACTACGAATTCTTCGGCCCTGCTGAAGCCTTGGTCTAG
- the sbcB gene encoding exodeoxyribonuclease I, whose protein sequence is MTSSIFWYDYETTGINPRNDRPLQMAGIRTDFDLNEIAAPVNLYCQPADDILPHPAACMITGITPGRLAEKGLCEADFMTRVHAELSAPGTCGSGYNTLRFDDEMTRYSLYRNFFDPYAREWQGGNSRWDLIDVVRAAYALRPDGIVWPQEEGRVTLKLERLTAANGIDHGHAHDALSDVRATIALARLVRDKQPRLYDYLFALRSKQKVQEQIRLMQPLVHISGRFSAARNYLGVILPLAWHPHNRNALIVCDLHLDHSPLLDQDAEVLKRRLYTRREELADGELPVPLKLLHINRCPVIAPLSVLRSEDQQRLQLDMAGYQARVAQLNESRELWQDKLTALYGKDDFTASEDPEQQLYDGFIGDRDRRLCEQVRCAEPEQLAHDAWPFDDGRLPELLFRYRARNFPETLNSEEQHRWRSFCQTRLRSPEAGAPNTLQGFTKALLELSLNATAEQLEVLSQWQDYVQHLSERLGVQG, encoded by the coding sequence GTGACTTCCAGCATTTTCTGGTACGACTATGAAACCACCGGTATCAATCCACGCAATGATCGCCCATTGCAGATGGCCGGCATTCGTACCGACTTCGACCTCAATGAAATCGCCGCGCCGGTAAACCTGTACTGCCAGCCCGCCGACGACATCCTGCCACACCCTGCCGCGTGCATGATTACCGGGATCACGCCCGGACGCCTGGCTGAGAAAGGGCTCTGCGAAGCAGACTTCATGACGCGGGTACACGCTGAGTTGTCAGCGCCCGGGACCTGCGGTTCTGGCTATAACACGTTGCGCTTCGATGACGAAATGACCCGTTACAGCCTGTATCGCAACTTTTTCGACCCTTATGCCCGGGAATGGCAGGGCGGTAACAGCCGCTGGGACCTGATCGATGTGGTGCGGGCGGCCTATGCGCTGCGTCCCGACGGGATTGTCTGGCCACAGGAAGAGGGAAGGGTGACGCTCAAGCTGGAGCGTCTGACGGCGGCCAACGGTATCGATCACGGTCATGCCCATGATGCATTGTCGGATGTAAGGGCAACGATTGCCCTGGCGCGCCTTGTGCGTGATAAACAACCACGGCTTTATGATTATCTCTTCGCGCTGCGCAGTAAACAGAAGGTTCAGGAACAGATTCGTCTGATGCAACCGCTGGTACATATCTCGGGACGTTTCTCGGCGGCTCGTAATTATCTGGGCGTCATATTACCCCTGGCCTGGCATCCTCATAATCGCAATGCACTGATTGTGTGCGACCTGCATCTGGATCATTCACCATTGCTGGATCAAGATGCCGAAGTTTTGAAACGGCGTTTATATACACGTCGTGAGGAGCTGGCGGACGGTGAATTGCCGGTGCCGCTCAAGTTGCTGCATATAAACCGCTGTCCGGTGATTGCGCCGCTGTCTGTCTTGCGCAGTGAAGATCAACAGCGCTTGCAGCTGGATATGGCGGGCTATCAGGCACGAGTGGCACAGCTGAACGAGAGCCGTGAACTTTGGCAGGACAAATTGACGGCCTTGTATGGCAAGGATGATTTCACGGCCTCTGAAGATCCCGAGCAGCAATTGTATGATGGCTTTATTGGTGATCGTGACCGTCGTCTTTGTGAGCAAGTACGCTGTGCCGAGCCAGAACAACTGGCCCATGATGCCTGGCCTTTTGACGATGGGCGTCTGCCCGAGTTGCTGTTTCGTTATCGTGCCCGCAACTTTCCGGAAACCTTGAACAGCGAAGAGCAACATCGCTGGCGCAGTTTTTGTCAGACAAGGCTGCGCAGCCCTGAAGCAGGGGCTCCCAACACATTACAAGGTTTTACAAAGGCGTTGCTAGAGTTGTCCCTTAATGCCACCGCAGAGCAGCTAGAGGTGTTGAGTCAATGGCAGGATTATGTACAGCATTTAAGTGAGCGATTGGGTGTACAGGGATAA
- a CDS encoding DUF4129 domain-containing protein produces the protein MRLTDASVTIRPRNPWEAMDLGVLLAREHRGLLMSSWAIVTLPFFALLTLLLWDYPSLVFFVFWWLKPVYERLPLLILSKALFGPAPTLKQALQGWPATLRNELLPSLVSRRLSPSRSFLLPVQQLENLSGIERSQRIALLSQKDMRAARCLTILGSHLEFALWFGLILLFYAFIPQQIELDWRWYSMLNANGSWNWLEHLSNALYALMLVFWGPIYVSCGFTLYLNRRTTLEAWDIELVFRRLRQRLTGSAYVVLIAAGLALSALPTPSWADEPQSYSCPLPELEQDSNAQPSAAPDTPRLTLQALTSEEARKDIRALLQQPPFKNPRTVTGWRFPEHKDPVSQAKAGNETTLLKWLNGLLRSAGVIANVLETLLWASAIALTGWLIWRYRLWFKTFVSRGSSKRKTLRDKPEQLFGLSVTAQSLPDDIAAHAQRLWASQPREALSLLYRGLLNRLLSDYHLPLKNADTEGQVLEQVATLNQPLLSEFSRSLTTHWQNLAYGHRLPPAHLQQELCDGWRRLFDAGAKR, from the coding sequence ATGCGCCTGACTGACGCCAGCGTCACCATACGCCCGCGCAATCCCTGGGAAGCCATGGACCTGGGCGTGTTGCTGGCTCGCGAGCACCGGGGCCTGCTGATGAGCAGTTGGGCCATCGTCACCCTGCCGTTCTTCGCGCTGCTGACCCTGTTGCTGTGGGATTACCCTTCGCTGGTGTTCTTTGTGTTCTGGTGGCTCAAACCGGTTTATGAACGCCTGCCGCTGCTGATTCTTTCAAAGGCATTGTTCGGCCCGGCGCCCACACTCAAGCAGGCGCTCCAGGGCTGGCCTGCGACCCTCAGGAACGAGTTGCTCCCCAGCCTGGTTTCGCGGCGCCTGAGCCCGAGCCGCAGTTTCCTGCTGCCGGTGCAACAACTGGAAAACCTGTCAGGTATCGAACGAAGCCAGCGCATCGCCCTGCTCAGCCAGAAAGACATGCGCGCCGCCCGCTGCCTGACCATCCTCGGCAGCCACCTGGAATTTGCGCTATGGTTCGGCCTGATCCTGCTGTTCTATGCCTTCATTCCCCAGCAGATCGAACTCGACTGGCGCTGGTACAGCATGCTCAATGCCAACGGCAGCTGGAACTGGCTGGAACACCTGAGCAATGCGCTGTATGCCTTGATGCTGGTGTTCTGGGGGCCGATCTATGTGTCCTGCGGATTCACCCTGTACCTCAATCGCCGCACCACGCTGGAGGCCTGGGATATCGAGCTGGTTTTCAGACGCCTGCGCCAACGCCTGACCGGCAGCGCCTATGTGGTGCTGATCGCTGCCGGTCTGGCCCTGTCTGCCTTGCCCACGCCGAGCTGGGCCGACGAACCCCAGAGCTACAGTTGCCCGCTGCCGGAGCTGGAACAAGACAGCAACGCCCAACCCTCCGCCGCCCCCGATACGCCACGCCTGACGCTTCAGGCCCTGACCAGCGAAGAAGCCAGAAAAGACATCCGGGCCCTGCTGCAACAGCCGCCGTTCAAGAATCCCAGGACCGTCACCGGCTGGCGCTTCCCGGAGCACAAGGATCCGGTTTCCCAGGCAAAGGCTGGCAACGAGACCACCCTGCTCAAATGGCTGAACGGCTTGCTGAGATCGGCCGGCGTCATCGCCAACGTACTGGAAACGCTGCTCTGGGCCAGCGCCATCGCCCTGACCGGCTGGCTGATCTGGCGTTATCGCCTGTGGTTCAAGACCTTCGTCAGCCGCGGCAGCAGCAAACGCAAAACCCTGCGCGACAAACCCGAACAACTGTTCGGCCTGTCCGTCACGGCCCAGAGCCTGCCTGACGACATCGCCGCCCACGCGCAGCGACTCTGGGCCAGCCAGCCACGAGAAGCCTTAAGCCTGCTGTATCGCGGCCTGCTCAACCGCTTGCTGAGCGACTATCACCTGCCCCTCAAGAATGCCGACACCGAAGGCCAGGTGCTGGAACAGGTCGCAACACTCAACCAGCCACTGTTGAGCGAGTTCAGCCGCAGCCTGACCACCCATTGGCAAAACCTCGCTTACGGCCATCGTCTGCCGCCCGCTCATCTGCAACAGGAACTCTGCGACGGCTGGCGTAGACTGTTCGATGCCGGGGCAAAACGATGA
- a CDS encoding NAD(P)H-dependent flavin oxidoreductase, with protein MQKTAFSSLLGIEHPIIQAPMVGVSTPALAAAVSNAGALGSIGLGASNVDQGRDLIRQTRSLTDKPFNVNMFCHRPATFDQARNDTWLAHIATTFAEFEAVAPQTLREIYKSFVDDRAMLEMLLEERPAVVSFHFGVPSHTWITELKAAGIFTMGCSTTLAEARELENAGVQAIVAQGHEAGGHRGVFDDAPGQDHQMGLFALLRIITSAVDLPVIAAGGIMDGAGINAAMTLGAHACQLGTAFILCPESSATQEHRKILKTAKAHETRITSYISGRPARGISNRLYLESQVEKVPLPAEYPLAYDVAKALHAAASAKGCHEFAAQWAGQGAPLARELPAAALIQTLVAEMRQVSPLTAQICCAPLTETQQNL; from the coding sequence GTGCAAAAAACAGCATTTTCGTCTCTGCTCGGTATTGAGCACCCCATTATCCAGGCACCGATGGTGGGGGTTTCCACCCCTGCATTAGCTGCCGCCGTGTCCAATGCTGGCGCATTAGGCTCCATCGGTTTGGGGGCCAGTAATGTCGATCAGGGGCGGGATCTGATCAGGCAGACAAGATCGCTGACCGACAAGCCCTTTAACGTCAATATGTTTTGCCATCGCCCGGCAACATTCGATCAGGCGAGAAACGATACCTGGCTGGCACATATAGCGACCACGTTTGCAGAGTTTGAAGCTGTGGCGCCTCAAACGCTGCGGGAGATATACAAGAGCTTCGTTGATGATCGGGCGATGCTGGAAATGCTTCTGGAGGAGCGGCCAGCCGTCGTCAGCTTTCATTTCGGCGTGCCTTCACACACATGGATCACCGAGCTCAAGGCAGCGGGAATCTTCACCATGGGATGCTCGACAACCCTGGCTGAAGCCAGAGAGCTTGAAAACGCAGGTGTTCAGGCGATTGTCGCCCAAGGCCACGAAGCGGGAGGCCATCGAGGTGTTTTTGATGATGCTCCGGGCCAGGACCATCAGATGGGGCTCTTCGCTCTCTTGCGTATCATCACTTCAGCGGTGGACCTGCCTGTGATTGCCGCTGGAGGCATCATGGACGGCGCAGGAATCAACGCAGCCATGACCCTCGGCGCTCACGCCTGCCAGCTGGGTACGGCTTTTATCCTGTGCCCCGAGTCTTCTGCGACTCAGGAACACCGAAAAATACTCAAGACAGCCAAAGCCCACGAGACACGTATTACCAGCTATATCTCGGGACGACCTGCCCGTGGCATTTCCAACCGTTTGTACCTTGAGTCTCAGGTTGAAAAAGTCCCGTTACCGGCTGAATACCCTCTCGCCTATGACGTTGCAAAGGCTTTGCACGCGGCGGCCAGCGCTAAAGGCTGCCACGAGTTTGCAGCTCAATGGGCAGGTCAAGGCGCTCCGCTGGCCAGAGAGTTACCCGCAGCGGCCCTGATACAAACACTCGTCGCAGAGATGCGTCAGGTATCACCTCTTACTGCGCAAATCTGCTGTGCCCCGTTAACCGAAACTCAACAAAACCTCTGA
- a CDS encoding DUF58 domain-containing protein: MKQAFRPSIRLLYWFGGLAGVALLHGSLKALGVDLPQQITTLFRAALLGLIGTSLFDLVRLARLPSPSVQRQLPGSLALGRWSEVRLDIEHSSANPLALQVFDHIPDGLEFENMPLSVTLASGEKVQAGYRLRPVKRGQFVFEHCEVNLPSRLGLWSARRYLPVSGSTRVYPDFARLYGGQLLAVDNWLSQIGVHQRQRRGLGLEFNQLREFREGDSLRQIDWKATARQRTPIAREYQDERDQQIILMLDCGRRMRSQDGDLSHFDHSLNACLLLSYVALRQGDAVGLTTFAGDQQRYLAPVKGQSHLNLLLNTVYDLQSTQHAADYSAAVRQVLARQKRRALVILVTNLRDEDDEELPAAVKQLSRHHRVLVASLREEVLDSLRQSSVQTYDQALAYCGTIDFGNARAGLHERLAAQGIPVMDVRPAELGAQLVTRYLSWKKAGTL; encoded by the coding sequence ATGAAACAGGCATTCAGGCCATCGATACGGTTGCTGTACTGGTTCGGCGGGCTCGCGGGGGTTGCCTTGTTGCATGGCAGCCTCAAGGCGCTGGGTGTCGATCTGCCTCAACAGATCACCACCCTCTTCCGGGCCGCATTACTGGGCCTGATCGGCACGAGCCTGTTCGACCTCGTTCGCCTTGCGCGTCTGCCCTCACCCAGCGTGCAGCGCCAGTTGCCGGGCAGCCTGGCACTGGGGCGCTGGAGCGAAGTGCGGCTGGATATCGAGCATTCATCTGCGAATCCTCTAGCCTTGCAGGTGTTCGATCACATACCCGACGGCCTGGAATTTGAAAACATGCCGCTGTCGGTCACCCTGGCCAGCGGCGAAAAAGTCCAGGCGGGTTATCGCCTTCGTCCTGTGAAGCGTGGGCAATTCGTCTTCGAGCACTGCGAAGTCAACCTGCCCAGCCGATTGGGCCTGTGGTCGGCACGCCGCTACCTGCCAGTGTCTGGCAGTACCCGCGTCTACCCGGATTTCGCCAGGCTGTATGGCGGGCAGTTGCTGGCTGTGGATAACTGGCTCAGCCAGATCGGCGTGCATCAACGTCAGCGTCGTGGACTGGGGCTGGAATTCAATCAATTGCGTGAATTTCGCGAAGGCGACAGCCTGCGGCAGATCGACTGGAAAGCCACTGCCCGGCAACGCACGCCCATTGCCCGTGAATATCAGGACGAGCGCGACCAGCAGATCATCCTCATGCTCGACTGCGGCCGACGCATGCGCAGCCAGGATGGCGACCTCTCGCATTTCGATCACAGCCTCAACGCCTGCCTGTTACTCAGCTACGTCGCCTTGCGCCAGGGTGACGCCGTGGGGCTGACGACCTTTGCCGGCGATCAGCAACGCTATCTGGCCCCCGTCAAAGGGCAGAGCCATTTGAATCTGCTGCTCAACACGGTTTATGACCTGCAAAGCACTCAGCATGCAGCCGACTACAGCGCGGCGGTGCGTCAGGTGCTGGCACGGCAGAAACGCCGGGCTCTGGTGATTCTGGTGACCAATCTGCGCGATGAAGACGATGAGGAATTACCGGCAGCCGTGAAGCAGCTCAGCCGTCATCATCGGGTATTGGTGGCCAGTCTGCGGGAGGAGGTACTGGATAGCCTGCGTCAATCGTCGGTACAGACCTACGATCAGGCACTGGCTTATTGCGGGACAATCGACTTCGGCAATGCAAGGGCCGGTCTCCATGAACGCCTGGCAGCCCAGGGCATACCGGTCATGGATGTGCGCCCAGCAGAACTGGGCGCACAACTGGTCACTCGCTACTTGAGCTGGAAGAAAGCCGGAACACTGTAA
- a CDS encoding RDD family protein → MSSPPASPRNAAPPAPLDTRIGIETPEGIDLVIRPAGLMPRALAFGIDLSIRVLVIGALLLFFQLFDKLGTGLSSIAIFLVTWWYMVLFEVLNQGCTPGKRIMGLRVVHDDGTPIGWGSSLIRNLLRVVDMLPFGYSVGAISCLSHPQFKRLGDLAAGTCVIYRDVPVQRPVLPQADPVIAPFTLTLDEQRAVLDLAERQGELSAARTAELANILAEPLHIAPDQAVKHINGLARGLLGPT, encoded by the coding sequence ATGTCCTCGCCTCCAGCCTCGCCAAGGAATGCAGCGCCGCCCGCGCCCCTGGATACCCGCATCGGGATCGAGACCCCGGAAGGCATCGATCTGGTCATTCGTCCGGCCGGCCTCATGCCCCGCGCATTGGCCTTCGGAATCGACCTGAGCATCCGCGTGCTGGTTATCGGCGCACTCCTCCTGTTTTTTCAGCTGTTCGACAAGCTCGGTACAGGCCTGAGCTCCATCGCCATCTTTCTGGTGACCTGGTGGTACATGGTGCTGTTCGAAGTCCTGAACCAGGGCTGCACGCCGGGCAAGCGCATCATGGGGTTGCGGGTGGTTCATGACGACGGCACGCCCATCGGCTGGGGATCGTCGCTGATCCGCAACCTGCTGCGCGTGGTCGATATGCTGCCCTTTGGCTACAGCGTCGGGGCCATCAGTTGCCTGAGTCATCCCCAGTTCAAGCGCCTGGGCGATCTGGCAGCGGGAACCTGCGTGATCTATCGCGACGTACCGGTCCAGCGCCCGGTCCTGCCGCAGGCGGATCCGGTCATCGCGCCCTTTACCCTGACACTGGACGAACAGCGTGCCGTGCTGGATCTGGCAGAACGCCAGGGCGAACTCTCCGCCGCCCGCACTGCCGAACTGGCCAACATTCTCGCCGAGCCCTTGCACATCGCTCCCGACCAGGCGGTTAAACACATCAATGGCCTGGCCCGCGGCCTGCTGGGGCCGACATGA
- a CDS encoding stage II sporulation protein M, with translation MKQSQFEARHQPHWQLFGERLDALERGKHDPETGETFASDYRRICHQLALARERGYSSHLIDPLQQLAMRGHQQLYRHRSNLAAQFLSFILAGFPRLVREQWHFVLVASLLFFGSLIAMGVLVYFFPDLIYSIVSPAQVNDMESMYDPAARRIGQALERESSSDWMMFGYYIMNNIGIAFQTYASGLLFGLGSLFFLLFNGLMIGAVAGHLTQIGFGQTFWSFVIGHGAFELTAIALAGAAGLKLGWALLAPGRLTRAEALRQAARVSVQLIGGVILFLLIAAFIEAYWSSMTWPTPLIKYLVGAALWAMVIAYLTLAGRTAHAPD, from the coding sequence ATGAAACAGAGCCAGTTTGAAGCACGACACCAGCCACACTGGCAGCTCTTCGGCGAGCGACTGGATGCACTTGAGCGTGGCAAGCACGATCCCGAAACCGGCGAAACCTTTGCCAGCGATTACCGGCGAATCTGTCATCAGTTGGCACTGGCCAGAGAGCGTGGCTACAGCAGCCACCTGATCGACCCGTTGCAACAATTGGCAATGCGCGGCCATCAACAACTCTATCGCCATCGCAGCAACCTCGCCGCGCAGTTCCTGAGTTTCATCCTCGCCGGGTTCCCGCGTCTGGTGCGCGAGCAATGGCACTTCGTGCTGGTCGCCAGCCTGCTGTTCTTCGGCAGTCTGATAGCCATGGGCGTGCTGGTGTATTTCTTTCCGGACCTGATCTACAGCATCGTCAGCCCGGCGCAGGTCAACGACATGGAAAGCATGTACGACCCCGCCGCCCGGCGCATCGGGCAGGCACTGGAGCGAGAGTCCAGCTCGGACTGGATGATGTTCGGCTACTACATCATGAACAACATCGGCATCGCGTTTCAGACCTATGCCAGCGGGTTGCTGTTCGGCCTTGGCAGCCTGTTCTTCCTCCTGTTCAACGGCCTGATGATCGGTGCAGTTGCCGGGCACCTGACACAGATCGGCTTTGGCCAGACATTCTGGTCATTCGTGATCGGTCACGGAGCCTTTGAACTGACGGCGATTGCCCTGGCGGGTGCGGCGGGGCTGAAACTGGGTTGGGCCTTGCTGGCGCCGGGTCGCCTGACGCGCGCCGAAGCCTTGCGTCAGGCCGCACGAGTCAGTGTGCAACTGATCGGCGGTGTCATTCTGTTCCTGTTGATTGCGGCCTTTATAGAAGCCTACTGGTCATCCATGACCTGGCCCACGCCGCTGATCAAATACCTGGTGGGCGCTGCGCTCTGGGCCATGGTGATTGCCTATCTGACTCTGGCAGGACGGACAGCCCATGCGCCTGACTGA